The following are encoded together in the Candidatus Omnitrophota bacterium genome:
- a CDS encoding type III pantothenate kinase → MKNRKSLIIAIDVGNTNISIGLFRKSVLKSKISIATRSSRPVLRRHLMRLKHLGAHPDAIIICSVVPDMNKVLSFELRKILKVKPVFCGEDLIVPIKNLYKHPESVGQDRLVTAYAAARFYGQPLIILDFGTAVTIEAVSKGRAYLGGIITPGLKISLEALSQKTALLPSLSLSKKPAKLPLIGRTTSQSIYSGLFFGFSCMIKELIKEVKKKIGKNAKVAATGGDIKIIRRFLAGSIDIVDEDLTLKALNLLAQI, encoded by the coding sequence TTGAAAAATAGAAAATCTCTGATAATAGCTATAGACGTAGGCAATACCAATATTAGTATTGGTCTATTTAGAAAATCTGTATTAAAATCTAAAATTAGTATTGCAACCAGATCAAGCCGGCCTGTTTTAAGAAGACATCTTATGCGTCTTAAGCATTTAGGGGCGCATCCAGATGCAATAATAATATGTAGCGTTGTGCCGGATATGAATAAGGTGTTGAGCTTCGAGTTAAGGAAAATCCTTAAAGTTAAACCTGTATTTTGCGGCGAAGATTTAATTGTCCCAATAAAAAATTTATATAAACACCCCGAGTCTGTTGGTCAGGATAGATTAGTTACTGCTTATGCTGCCGCAAGGTTCTATGGTCAGCCACTCATAATCTTGGACTTTGGAACAGCTGTTACTATTGAAGCTGTTTCTAAAGGCCGCGCCTATCTTGGCGGCATAATCACACCCGGTCTAAAGATAAGTCTTGAGGCACTTTCGCAAAAAACAGCATTACTTCCAAGTTTAAGCTTAAGCAAAAAGCCAGCTAAACTGCCTTTGATAGGAAGAACAACGAGCCAGAGTATATATAGCGGATTGTTCTTTGGTTTTTCATGCATGATTAAGGAGCTGATTAAAGAGGTGAAGAAAAAAATCGGCAAAAATGCTAAGGTAGCTGCAACTGGCGGTGACATAAAGATCATTCGTAGATTCCTGGCTGGAAGCATAGATATTGTAGATGAAGACCTAACCTTGAAAGCCCTTAATTTGTTAGCTCAGATATAA